In Drosophila innubila isolate TH190305 chromosome 2R unlocalized genomic scaffold, UK_Dinn_1.0 1_C_2R, whole genome shotgun sequence, the following are encoded in one genomic region:
- the LOC117784406 gene encoding uncharacterized protein LOC117784406: MYSNKVRSFTKLTTSLIRLPELVPKYQFSSFNRYYSKACKYYGGFTAPVSERSDAQKQRKQKPIIDCQGSLVEKWKYFKTQLTNFEDPLKKYDHLMSLRDQDLDLYYHFLRDYTGEVLAILYAVDGVIRNFERFEIHLPNMPTLMKQRKKRPAKPLDIANAVEYLRKRINDLRKANSKNEGGSGSKSKSEEKINPIKWIKKRFMLTPNTCCMAYLKTNNLK, translated from the exons ATGTATTCAAACAAAGTTCGCTCTTTTACCAAACTAACAACAAG CTTGATTCGACTGCCAGAATTGGTGCCAAAGTAtcaattttcaagttttaatcGTTATTATTCCAAAGCTTGTAAGTACTATGGTGGCTTTACCGCACCCGTAAGTGAG CGTTCAGATGCTCAAAAGCAACGCAAGCAAAAACCAATTATTGACTGTCAAGGATCGTTGGTAGAAAAGTGGAAGTATTTTAAAACACAATTGACAAACTTTGAGGATCCATTAAAGAAATACGACCATTTAATGAGCTTGCGCGATCAGGATTTAGATTTGTATTACCATTTCCTGCGCGACTACACAGGAGAGGTTTTGGCCATTCTCTATGCAGTTGACGGAGTAATTCGAAATTTCGAACGATTTGAAATACACCTGCCAAATAT GCCAACTCTGATGAAGCAACGTAAAAAACGTCCGGCTAAGCCATTAGACATTGCCAATGCCGTAGAATATTTACGTAAGCGCATCAATGACCTAAGGAAAGCAAACTCCAAAAATGAAGGAGGATCAGGTTCCAAGTCCAAATctgaagaaaaaataaatccaaTCAAATGGATAAAAAAACGCTTTATGCTAACACCAAATACATGCTGTATGGCATATTTGAAGACCAACAACCTCAAGTGA